In the genome of Mangifera indica cultivar Alphonso chromosome 9, CATAS_Mindica_2.1, whole genome shotgun sequence, the window GGAAGAAATGGCGTAAGAATCACCAAGAGAATTAAAGCCATCTCCACCAACATATCTTAGGTTCTGCTGTGGAGAAAGAGATCTTTGCATCATCAACTGCAGTCTTGCCTCATTTTCTAAGATATTTAACTGTGGGGGAAAATTAGACCGCATTTCCAAGCCAGGATTGTTAAGCCCAGCTTGAAGTCTCCCTTTACCAACAGCCAAAATTGCAGGATCCATAAATTCAATATCCCCAGTGCTACTGAAATTTCCAGCATGCTGTGTCTGATAAGGATTTCCCAACAGGGAGGAAGAGTCGAGAAAATGGTTTCCTGTCAAGCCAATGAAGGATATACTTTAGCGACACAAATAGGCAActcaacaaaaatatatcataatatccatacatataatataaaagctCACCAGAAAGTGCATCAAAAGGCTGATCCACTCTCTCATGAGAAGAAAAGCCCGGAGGAGGTGCTCTGCTTGGAACTGAGAATCCAGGCGGAGCAGAAATTTGAGATCTTGAAACTGCTAAACAAAATTTGACAAGAATTGGTTTAGTTCAACAAACCACCAATTACGACAAACTGAAACACATAAAAGGCAAAAACGTTTTCACTTTGTCAAGAAAGGAAAATACATATATCAATGGAATAACTTACAGAAGCAAATTcaccattaaaattaagaattacaAGAAGTATGCAGAAATACTATTTACATTTCCCCCCCGAGGAAATGTGGTCAAATCAAAACATACAACatgacaaaacaaataaaatatgcaGAAGtagtaaaaagaaagaaaagcttaGTACCAATCCCCCCACTATGGTAGGGTACACTtcaaacatacaaaaaaaaaaaactcacaacTGCACGAGATTGCTCACAGAACTTAATTCTTGGTCAATTTAAGACATAGAAAACTACAGATAGTCCACCGGAAGAATGGTCATTTGGGTAAAGTGCtgggagaaaaaaagagagagaatgagCCCAAGGCAGAAACAAAAGCCACAGAAtagatgaaaaacaaaattttgaagtcaTCAGCTAACAGCgttattttttcatatacacaAAAATCCCGATAACTTTTCCTGTGTTTTCACCACTCTAAGCTGAAGGCTAATTCCCTACTATACAGATTTTGTCAGCTATAATATCCTAAGTAGTTTAGCAATTATACCACTACATCCAATCCTTCCGATTCATCATTTAAAGATACAGAAACAAGTACAAAACAATACACATCACCAGCCTAATCAagcaaactaaacaaaaatccTCCAAAAGGAGATTAATTAAACATAAGATATGCTTACTAAGGCCACGATTGATAAAAGAAGGTTTGTTCAGACATTATCATGTACAGGCCCAACACAACTGCTCCATAATAGACCAACAATAACTCGCAAAACTTGTCGATCAAaagataacattaaaaaaaaaaaattaatatggaaCCAAGAAAAACCTACATAGATATAGAATGCAACAAAATAATTTGGAAAAAGTGCCACTAGCAAATATCTATATCAAAATATTGACAATAGAGGATAAATATTTCAGTACAAAATGGCATTACTCACCAGAAAGCTTATTAGAAGAGAACATTGAAGGATTGGTAGGAAAATTGTCAGATTCTTCAAAAATACTGGGACAAGAGCCATTACGAATGCTAAGCTTATCTAGTAATCGCTCCCTATTTTCAGCAACATCCTGGGTGAAAGAGTGGGTCTTTGGCAACTGACCAAAATCACTAAAAGATCGCTCAACATCAAATGCTTGATTCTTTATTTCTTCCTGTCTCGCAAAAGAGAATCTGGACTGATTGTTATTTTGTCCTTTCCAGGAACTCGACACAACTGAACTATGCTCTTTATCGGCTTCACCTAACTTAGACAAATTCGGATGAAAAGCTAAGGGGCGGCCCTCCCATGCATCAAAATCCATAGACGATAGATTTGAGATAATGTTGTTCTCTCTTCTATCTACAGCAGTGTTGATATTAGAATCACCTTGTATCCTTCCCATGGGATTCCCTTTACCCTCATGTGAAAGCAAAAAGCGATGCTCTACAGTCCTTTCAAAGCCAGTAGAACTCCTAAACAACTTCTCAGGGTATCCATTTGATATCGAAGAAATGCTAGATGAATGTAGACGTGAACCATCACTGACTTTATTATCTACAAATTGAGGATCAGAATTTAAATTAACAGCAGAAAACGCCTCACTGTATTGCAAAGATTGAGACCTCACGTGATTTGAGACATGGAATGAATTGACTGAATTTGGCAAATAAGTTGAACGACCTACAACTTCTGGATCTTTTAGTCTTTGACTATCAAAAGATAAGACATCTTCCTCTTCTTGTGGATTTGCATCAGTCATTGCTTGTGTTTGAGGACCTTTTCTCCAATCAAACTGTTCTGTTGAAACAAAGACATCATTTGTCAATATAGCAGGATTCCCACTTGTTGGTGACATCAAAGGTTCTCTAAATTGATCAGCCTGAATATGTGACCCAAAGCTCTCAGCAGATTTATTCATTTCAGGATCCAAAAGTGTACTACTAGATCTATTTACAGCAGACTGTTCATCTATAACATTGCTATCTATGCTCATTACTGACATATCAAAACATAAGTTCTGCATCAAAATATCTTTTGCTACATTCTCTTCGTTTTCAGGACCAGAAACAGAAGAATGCTCAGTACTTTCTGAAGTATTTATAACATTTGGAGGCATACTAAGGCCTTTATCACCATACTTGGATAACTGTGGACTACATAACTGGCCATTCAACCTTACTGTAGAAGACTCTCCAACTGGTGTAGGATGTATCTCTACTATAGAGGTATGGCAGTCAACGCCAACATGCTGTCCCAAAGATTTCAACGAATCTGCCTTGCCCTTAGAATGTGAAATTTGCCTATCCTCATTTAATGCTGGCTTTTTCACTAAATCAACCTGTAATGTAAATGCAGGAGTTGTATTTGCAACTGCAGAAGAAAATGCTAAAGTGCCTTCAGGTTTTTGCTTGGAAGGTCCATTAGAACATACTGCAGAAGCTACTAGCTGTTGGTTTGAAGCACAGATTCCCCTACCACATGACATATTCAAGATAAGGACCTAACCATACCAAATACAATGTAAAGACAGGTAAATGGCATACCATGCAGGTGCAGCAGGTTGGGGTGCAGATCTACTAGAGCTTCCATTTGGAGGAGAATCTTTAGTGGTACTTGCTGTACTCTGGCAAAAGAAAGGTAACAAAATCAAGACCACAGTCCAATACAAGTGCAGACGTCTAACAAAAGGTTATCTCTAATGATCATACTAATGTGACAAATAAATCTCACATGGGAACAATTAAAAGgattattgaaatataattcCTTTTAGCCATAATGTTGACATGtacttttaacaattttcataGTCGCATATATGCAATCAATACATTTGACCAACTTTCATTTGATGAATAATGAAAAGCCAACCTCCCCAATCTAACTCCCCTATATAAACAAatgatcaaagaaaaaaaatatataaagcttTCTCAGAGAAATTATGCTAGTTAGGACTGATAAAACTTACATTGGAAGCACTTTTTACAATGGGCTTTGCTGTGGAAGCAGAACTAGTAATGCTATAATCATCAAAAGGTGGTGGTAATACACTCCCAGAATGTCGTTGCGGATTGTTTGTTGTGCCAGTAAGTTGTTGAACTCTACTCCTGTAAAACCACAAggtaattcaatcaatcaaacatCGCATCAACGGAAAAACCACATGGAGAACAAGGCTTCCCATTGAACGAATCTAACTGCTTCAATCTAAAAATGCATTACAATTACCAAAATGAAATTCTTCCAAAACTTCTACAAGCTAAGAAAATTTGGCTCCAATTTCAAGTCCAAATTCAACTTCATGTTATTGGACAATAAAGTCAGAcaatgaaaatcttaaaaattaccaaaaattgATTCTTATACACCTATTAGTATCCTTATCAACTGTAAAGTTGTTGTATCTGGAATGCCACCAACAGTAGCAGTTGGATTTATTTGttaaagtaaaagaaaagaaaattgattaaaataaatatatatacaaaaagcatgacaacaacaataataattgtATCTGTCTGCTAATGAAAagaaaacacacacacacacatatgtatatataaagatGCTGCAGGCAGAAACCCGGCACATCATTTAAACACATTTTCC includes:
- the LOC123225578 gene encoding uncharacterized protein LOC123225578 isoform X1; translation: MSDVGEKTCPLCAEEMDLTDQQLKPCRCGYEICVWCWHHIMDMAEKDETEGRCPACRLPYDKEKIVGMAAKCERLVAEVNMERKMKSQKSKIKTSEGKKQQLSSVRVIQRNLVYIVGLPVNLGDEDLLQRREYFGQYGKVLKVSMSRTAAGVIQQFPNNTCSVYITYSKEEEAVRCIQSVHGFVLEGKSLKACFGTTKYCHAWLRNMPCSNPDCLYLHEIGSQEDSFTKDEIISAYTRSRVQQLTGTTNNPQRHSGSVLPPPFDDYSITSSASTAKPIVKSASNSTASTTKDSPPNGSSSRSAPQPAAPAWGICASNQQLVASAVCSNGPSKQKPEGTLAFSSAVANTTPAFTLQVDLVKKPALNEDRQISHSKGKADSLKSLGQHVGVDCHTSIVEIHPTPVGESSTVRLNGQLCSPQLSKYGDKGLSMPPNVINTSESTEHSSVSGPENEENVAKDILMQNLCFDMSVMSIDSNVIDEQSAVNRSSSTLLDPEMNKSAESFGSHIQADQFREPLMSPTSGNPAILTNDVFVSTEQFDWRKGPQTQAMTDANPQEEEDVLSFDSQRLKDPEVVGRSTYLPNSVNSFHVSNHVRSQSLQYSEAFSAVNLNSDPQFVDNKVSDGSRLHSSSISSISNGYPEKLFRSSTGFERTVEHRFLLSHEGKGNPMGRIQGDSNINTAVDRRENNIISNLSSMDFDAWEGRPLAFHPNLSKLGEADKEHSSVVSSSWKGQNNNQSRFSFARQEEIKNQAFDVERSFSDFGQLPKTHSFTQDVAENRERLLDKLSIRNGSCPSIFEESDNFPTNPSMFSSNKLSAVSRSQISAPPGFSVPSRAPPPGFSSHERVDQPFDALSGNHFLDSSSLLGNPYQTQHAGNFSSTGDIEFMDPAILAVGKGRLQAGLNNPGLEMRSNFPPQLNILENEARLQLMMQRSLSPQQNLRYVGGDGFNSLGDSYAISSRLMDQSQVNSLSPFSQLSIEQSRNSLISNGHWDGWSEVQGGNSSGMPELLRNERLGFNKFYTGYEDSKFRMPSYGDLYYRTFGM
- the LOC123225578 gene encoding uncharacterized protein LOC123225578 isoform X2, which codes for MSDVGEKTCPLCAEEMDLTDQQLKPCRCGYEICVWCWHHIMDMAEKDETEGRCPACRLPYDKEKIVGMAAKCERLVAEVNMERKMKSQKSKIKTSEGKKQQLSSVRVIQRNLVYIVGLPVNLGDEDLLQRREYFGQYGKVLKVSMSRTAAGVIQQFPNNTCSVYITYSKEEEAVRCIQSVHGFVLEGKSLKACFGTTKYCHAWLRNMPCSNPDCLYLHEIGSQEDSFTKDEIISAYTRSRVQQLTGTTNNPQRHSGSVLPPPFDDYSITSSASTAKPIVKSASNSTASTTKDSPPNGSSSRSAPQPAAPAWGICASNQQLVASAVCSNGPSKQKPEGTLAFSSAVANTTPAFTLQVDLVKKPALNEDRQISHSKGKADSLKSLGQHVGVDCHTSIVEIHPTPVGESSTVRLNGQLCSPQLSKYGDKGLSMPPNVINTSESTEHSSVSGPENEENVAKDILMQNLCFDMSVMSIDSNVIDEQSAVNRSSSTLLDPEMNKSAESFGSHIQADQFREPLMSPTSGNPAILTNDVFVSTEQFDWRKGPQTQAMTDANPQEEEDVLSFDSQRLKDPEVVGRSTYLPNSVNSFHVSNHVRSQSLQYSEAFSAVNLNSDPQFVDNKVSDGSRLHSSSISSISNGYPEKLFRSSTGFERTVEHRFLLSHEGKGNPMGRIQGDSNINTAVDRRENNIISNLSSMDFDAWEGRPLAFHPNLSKLGEADKEHSSVVSSSWKGQNNNQSRFSFARQEEIKNQAFDVERSFSDFGQLPKTHSFTQDVAENRERLLDKLSIRNGSCPSIFEESDNFPTNPSMFSSNKLSVSRSQISAPPGFSVPSRAPPPGFSSHERVDQPFDALSGNHFLDSSSLLGNPYQTQHAGNFSSTGDIEFMDPAILAVGKGRLQAGLNNPGLEMRSNFPPQLNILENEARLQLMMQRSLSPQQNLRYVGGDGFNSLGDSYAISSRLMDQSQVNSLSPFSQLSIEQSRNSLISNGHWDGWSEVQGGNSSGMPELLRNERLGFNKFYTGYEDSKFRMPSYGDLYYRTFGM